One Thermodesulfobacteriota bacterium DNA segment encodes these proteins:
- a CDS encoding DNA-3-methyladenine glycosylase I produces MKKRCGWHGEDPLYVDYHDTEWGVPVHDDRTLFEMVVLDGAQAGLSWITILKRRDSYREAFDNFDAQKVAAYDERKIAELLENPGIIRNRLKVNSTVQNARAFLEVSGEFGTFDKYIWRFVGGRPIDNSRKSLAEIPARSKESDAMSKDMKKRGFSFVGSTICYAFMQAAGMVNDHIVDCFRYEEVRRISEGREK; encoded by the coding sequence TTGAAGAAAAGATGCGGATGGCACGGGGAAGACCCGCTTTACGTCGATTACCACGACACTGAATGGGGCGTCCCGGTTCACGACGACAGGACGCTATTCGAGATGGTGGTCCTCGACGGGGCGCAGGCGGGATTGAGCTGGATAACCATACTCAAGAGGCGGGACTCCTACAGGGAGGCGTTCGACAACTTCGACGCGCAGAAGGTGGCCGCATACGACGAAAGGAAGATAGCGGAGCTTCTCGAAAATCCCGGCATTATAAGGAACAGGCTCAAGGTGAATTCCACCGTTCAGAACGCGAGGGCGTTTTTAGAGGTGAGCGGGGAATTCGGCACGTTCGACAAGTACATATGGCGGTTCGTCGGGGGGAGGCCCATAGACAATTCGAGGAAGAGCCTTGCCGAGATTCCCGCCAGGTCGAAGGAGTCAGACGCGATGAGCAAAGACATGAAAAAAAGGGGATTCAGCTTCGTCGGCTCGACTATATGCTACGCCTTCATGCAGGCCGCGGGGATGGTAAACGACCACATCGTCGATTGCTTCAGGTATGAAGAGGTAAGGCGCATTTCGGAGGGGCGGGAGAAATAG
- a CDS encoding AraC family ligand binding domain-containing protein: protein MPKLIEGPSIIEAAGNKPKIIEEFAGRVNSGGDVASVARMTSPAGWEEPGQRPEFQEITVVLEGALRVEHEGGTMEVGAGQAVIAYPGEWVRYSTPNGAKYIAVCLPAFSPETVHRDPE, encoded by the coding sequence ATGCCCAAACTCATCGAAGGGCCGTCCATAATCGAGGCGGCGGGCAACAAGCCCAAGATAATAGAGGAATTCGCGGGGAGGGTAAATTCCGGGGGCGATGTGGCCAGCGTCGCCAGGATGACGTCGCCCGCGGGATGGGAGGAGCCGGGACAGAGGCCGGAATTCCAGGAGATTACGGTCGTCCTCGAAGGCGCGCTCAGGGTCGAGCACGAAGGCGGGACGATGGAGGTCGGGGCGGGGCAGGCCGTGATAGCTTATCCCGGGGAATGGGTGAGGTACAGCACGCCGAATGGGGCGAAATACATTGCCGTGTGCCTCCCGGCGTTTTCGCCCGAGACCGTACACAGAGACCCCGAATAA
- a CDS encoding sulfotransferase, with protein MIVQTGSEESKLPDFLIVGAARSATTSLFYYLKNYDEIYMPARKEPWFFSYAGNPPDYSSPGAYDVVSKLDDYAALFKAARPDQIIGEASPSYLFTYSAVIRNIKDVYGGLYDKLRIIIILRNPAERAYSHFMLHKRGYKEPLDFRKAIEPDTITARRRDNWDIFYDYTGCGLYYEQVKAYMEEFPHVKVLLYEDLVQDPRKTLTDICEFLSVDYREDVKLERLNKSGVPKFELLNEIINKSSLLKDFLMAVIPVSVRKRMKHRAYMVNMKPVGMSEEYREYLRPFYVKDVENLSALLKRDLSVWLEPGR; from the coding sequence ATGATCGTACAAACGGGTTCGGAAGAATCGAAACTGCCTGACTTCCTTATCGTCGGAGCCGCCAGGAGCGCTACGACGTCGCTCTTTTACTACCTTAAAAACTACGACGAAATATACATGCCGGCCCGGAAGGAGCCCTGGTTTTTCAGTTACGCCGGCAATCCGCCCGATTATTCGAGTCCCGGGGCTTACGATGTCGTTTCAAAGCTCGATGACTACGCGGCCCTGTTCAAGGCCGCCCGCCCCGACCAGATAATTGGCGAGGCCTCGCCTTCCTACCTCTTCACATACAGCGCGGTGATACGGAATATAAAGGACGTGTACGGCGGGCTTTACGACAAGCTCAGGATAATAATAATCCTCCGGAACCCGGCCGAAAGGGCCTATTCCCATTTTATGCTGCACAAGAGGGGATATAAGGAGCCCCTCGATTTCAGGAAGGCAATCGAGCCGGATACCATAACGGCGCGGCGGCGCGATAACTGGGATATATTCTACGACTACACGGGATGCGGATTATATTACGAGCAGGTAAAGGCCTACATGGAAGAGTTCCCCCACGTGAAGGTTCTCCTTTACGAAGACCTCGTGCAAGACCCACGGAAGACGCTCACGGATATCTGTGAATTCTTGTCGGTCGATTACAGGGAAGACGTGAAGCTCGAAAGACTCAACAAGTCGGGCGTTCCGAAATTCGAGCTGCTTAACGAAATTATCAACAAATCGTCGCTGCTCAAGGACTTTCTAATGGCCGTTATCCCGGTGAGCGTCAGGAAACGGATGAAACACAGGGCTTACATGGTTAATATGAAGCCCGTCGGAATGAGCGAGGAATACAGGGAATATCTCCGCCCGTTCTATGTAAAAGACGTCGAGAACCTCTCCGCGCTCCTTAAGAGAGACCTCTCCGTCTGGCTCGAGCCCGGGCGCTGA
- a CDS encoding acyl-CoA dehydrogenase: protein MSIITLTEEQDLIKMTARDFAAREVRPKAAENDREGKFPKRLVDKMGELGFMGMMVPEEYGGSGLDCVSYVISLEEICAACASTGIIMSVNNSLVCSPILAFGSEKQKQEYLPDLASGKKLGCFSLSEPDAGSDPASMRTIALRKNDSYVINGAKAWITNGAEADVMVLIAATDPSKGHHGISAFIIDMDTPGINVAKLEHKLGIKATSTAQIYFEDCKVPRSAMIGQEGDGFKIAMATLDGGRIGVATQAVGIARAAMEEAVRYSKERQAFGRTISSFQGLQFMMADMATRLEASRLLTLQAAVMKDKHMNYSKESAMAKLYAAETAMWVTTKAIQIHGGYGYTVDYPVERHFRDAKITEIYEGTSEIQRVVIAREVLREIV from the coding sequence ATGTCGATAATTACGCTTACGGAAGAGCAGGACCTTATAAAAATGACGGCCAGGGATTTCGCGGCCAGGGAAGTCAGGCCGAAGGCCGCTGAAAACGACAGGGAGGGAAAGTTCCCGAAAAGGCTCGTGGACAAGATGGGCGAGCTCGGGTTCATGGGGATGATGGTGCCCGAAGAGTACGGCGGCAGCGGGCTCGACTGCGTGTCGTACGTGATCTCATTGGAAGAGATATGCGCGGCCTGCGCCTCGACGGGGATAATCATGTCCGTCAACAACTCCCTCGTTTGCAGCCCGATACTGGCCTTCGGCTCGGAGAAGCAGAAGCAGGAGTACCTTCCAGACCTCGCGAGCGGGAAGAAGCTCGGATGCTTCTCACTGAGCGAGCCGGACGCGGGATCGGACCCGGCGAGCATGAGGACTATCGCATTAAGGAAGAACGATTCTTACGTTATAAACGGGGCAAAGGCGTGGATTACGAACGGGGCCGAGGCCGACGTGATGGTGCTGATAGCGGCTACCGATCCGTCAAAGGGGCACCACGGGATTTCGGCGTTCATCATCGACATGGATACCCCCGGGATCAATGTCGCGAAGCTGGAGCACAAGCTCGGGATAAAGGCGACGAGCACGGCGCAGATATACTTCGAGGACTGCAAGGTGCCCAGGTCGGCGATGATCGGGCAGGAGGGGGACGGCTTCAAGATCGCCATGGCCACGCTCGACGGCGGGAGGATAGGCGTCGCTACCCAGGCCGTGGGCATAGCGCGGGCCGCGATGGAGGAGGCCGTGAGATATTCGAAGGAGCGGCAGGCGTTCGGCAGGACCATATCGTCGTTCCAGGGGCTTCAGTTCATGATGGCCGACATGGCCACGCGCCTGGAAGCGTCGCGTCTTCTTACCCTTCAGGCGGCGGTGATGAAGGACAAGCATATGAACTATTCCAAGGAATCCGCGATGGCCAAGCTCTATGCCGCCGAGACCGCGATGTGGGTGACGACAAAGGCCATTCAGATACACGGCGGTTACGGGTACACGGTCGATTACCCCGTGGAGAGGCATTTCAGGGACGCCAAGATCACGGAGATATACGAGGGGACGTCCGAGATACAGAGGGTCGTCATAGCCAGGGAAGTTCTGAGGGAAATCGTTTAA